A genome region from Helicobacteraceae bacterium includes the following:
- the murA gene encoding UDP-N-acetylglucosamine 1-carboxyvinyltransferase: protein MDCLEITGGKPLNGKLKISGAKNAALPILAATILSKNPVKIANLPDVADIRTFLRLLELLGGGYVKANGSVTIDASKIARVTATYDIVKTMRASILVLGPLLARYGECRVSLPGGCAIGQRPVDLHLKAMEKMGAKIVIEEGYIHAIAPQGLKGTTIVFDKITVTGSENAIMAAALAKGKSEIINCAKEPEVVQLCETIASGGVKIEGIGSDAIAIEGSNGAPLNIPPINVIADRIEAGTYLCAAAIANGNVTLESVEPRHLTAVTDKLLQMGFSLEIGADTITIKPAASVKPTEIVTAEYPGFPTDMQAQLMALATQAEGSSVIEERLFENRFMHVGELVRMGAKITARGNTATILGKTALKGTDVMATDLRASSALVLAALAASGQTRIHRIYHLDRGYERIEEKLRAIGAQIERKKE, encoded by the coding sequence ATGGACTGTCTTGAAATTACGGGCGGCAAACCCCTAAACGGCAAGTTAAAGATTTCGGGCGCTAAAAACGCCGCGCTTCCAATCTTAGCCGCGACGATCCTGTCGAAAAATCCTGTAAAAATCGCCAATCTGCCCGACGTCGCCGACATAAGGACGTTTCTAAGGCTACTGGAACTGCTCGGCGGAGGCTATGTTAAAGCAAACGGAAGCGTTACGATCGACGCGAGCAAGATCGCCCGCGTTACCGCTACCTACGACATAGTAAAAACGATGAGAGCGTCCATTCTCGTATTAGGTCCTCTGCTGGCGCGTTACGGCGAGTGCCGCGTCTCGCTTCCGGGCGGTTGCGCGATCGGGCAAAGACCAGTCGATCTGCACCTAAAAGCTATGGAAAAAATGGGAGCTAAGATCGTTATCGAGGAGGGCTATATTCACGCGATCGCGCCTCAAGGATTGAAGGGAACGACGATCGTTTTCGACAAGATCACCGTTACGGGCAGCGAAAACGCGATTATGGCGGCGGCGCTGGCAAAGGGCAAAAGCGAGATTATAAACTGCGCCAAAGAGCCGGAGGTCGTTCAGCTATGCGAAACAATCGCGAGCGGCGGCGTAAAGATAGAGGGAATAGGCTCCGACGCGATCGCGATCGAGGGTTCTAACGGCGCGCCGCTGAATATCCCGCCGATAAACGTTATAGCCGATCGTATAGAGGCGGGAACCTATCTTTGCGCGGCGGCGATCGCAAACGGAAACGTTACTTTGGAGAGCGTCGAGCCGCGCCATTTGACCGCCGTTACGGATAAATTGCTTCAGATGGGGTTCTCTCTTGAGATCGGCGCGGATACGATAACGATCAAGCCCGCCGCGAGCGTCAAACCGACGGAGATCGTTACCGCCGAATATCCGGGCTTTCCCACCGATATGCAAGCGCAGCTTATGGCTTTGGCTACGCAAGCCGAAGGAAGCAGCGTGATCGAGGAGCGGCTGTTTGAAAATCGTTTTATGCACGTAGGCGAGCTTGTTAGAATGGGCGCGAAAATAACGGCGCGCGGCAATACCGCGACCATCTTGGGCAAAACGGCGCTAAAGGGAACCGACGTAATGGCGACCGATCTAAGGGCTTCAAGCGCGCTTGTCCTCGCCGCGCTCGCCGCAAGCGGACAAACTCGCATTCACCGCATCTATCATCTCGATCGCGGCTACGAGCGAATCGAGGAGAAATTACGCGCGATCGGCGCGCAGATCGAACGCAAAAAAGAGTAA